One window of the Archangium primigenium genome contains the following:
- a CDS encoding glycoside hydrolase family 3 N-terminal domain-containing protein: MTARPLIGAGLATLVLAAPIQAHPAHAPPRRATAKQVDAAAWTRTDTAEMDRFIALLMAKMTLEEKIGQMTLFTSDWDTTGPTLRASYRDDIRAGRVGAVFNAYTARYTRDLQRIAVEESRLKLPLLFGYDVIHGHRTIFPIPLGEAASWDLEAIELSARVSAEEATAEGLHWTFAPMVDIARDARWGRVSEGAGEAVYLARRVAEARVRGYQGEDPRALNTLLATVKHYAAYGAAQAGRDYHTVDISERTLRDVYLPPFKAAIDAGAASLMTAFNEYDGVPATGSTYLLTDVLRAQWGFQGFVVTDYTSINEMVPHGYAKDLAQAGEQAVNAGVDMDMQGAVYMNHLARLVEEGRVPMARVDAAVKAILRMKYRLGLFDDPYRYSDEQREKATVYRREFLEAAREVARKSMVLLKNENGTLPLAASVKRIAVIGPLGHSKEDMIGSWSAAGDRKERPVTLLEGLRARGEGVTFTHARGASSALGDTDTSGFAEAIAVARDADVIIAAMGEKWDMTGEAASRADLGLPGMQETLLMELKKLGKPIVLVVLSGRPNTLGWAQAHVDAILHAWYPGTMGGHAIADVLHGDYNPSGKLPVTFPRTVGQVPLHHDMKNTGRPVLSDTPSQKYLSRYLDVPNTPLYAFGHGLSYTTFGYSPVSLDKQSIRPGEALTATVTVTNTGKRAGEEVVQLYVRDLVGSVTRPVLELKGWEKVKLAPGERRRVRFTLTDADLAFTRKDMSWGAEPGDFSLFIGTASDKLQEARFTLTP; encoded by the coding sequence ATGACCGCGCGTCCGCTCATCGGGGCTGGTTTGGCCACCCTCGTCCTCGCCGCACCGATTCAGGCCCATCCCGCCCACGCCCCCCCTCGCCGCGCGACCGCGAAGCAGGTCGATGCCGCCGCCTGGACACGTACGGATACAGCCGAGATGGACCGCTTCATCGCCCTCCTCATGGCGAAGATGACGCTCGAGGAGAAGATCGGCCAGATGACGCTGTTCACCAGCGACTGGGACACCACCGGCCCGACGCTGCGCGCGAGCTACCGGGACGACATCCGCGCGGGCAGGGTGGGGGCGGTCTTCAACGCTTATACCGCCCGCTACACCCGCGACCTCCAGCGCATCGCCGTCGAGGAGAGTCGGCTGAAGCTTCCCCTGCTGTTCGGCTATGACGTGATCCACGGCCACCGCACGATCTTCCCCATCCCACTCGGTGAGGCCGCGTCCTGGGATCTGGAGGCGATCGAGCTCTCCGCGCGCGTCTCCGCCGAGGAAGCCACCGCCGAAGGGCTGCACTGGACCTTCGCGCCGATGGTCGACATCGCACGTGACGCGCGTTGGGGCCGCGTGTCCGAAGGCGCGGGCGAGGCCGTGTACCTGGCCCGGCGCGTCGCCGAGGCCCGCGTGCGCGGCTACCAGGGCGAGGATCCGCGCGCGCTCAATACGCTGCTCGCGACGGTGAAGCACTACGCCGCCTACGGGGCCGCGCAGGCCGGCCGTGACTACCACACGGTCGACATCTCCGAGCGCACCCTGCGCGACGTCTACCTGCCGCCCTTCAAGGCCGCGATCGACGCGGGCGCGGCCTCGCTGATGACCGCGTTCAACGAGTACGACGGCGTGCCGGCGACCGGCAGTACGTACCTGCTGACCGACGTGCTCCGCGCGCAGTGGGGCTTCCAGGGCTTCGTCGTCACCGACTACACCTCCATCAACGAGATGGTGCCGCACGGGTACGCGAAGGATCTGGCCCAGGCGGGCGAGCAGGCCGTCAACGCCGGCGTCGACATGGACATGCAGGGCGCGGTCTACATGAACCACCTCGCCCGGCTGGTGGAGGAGGGCCGGGTACCGATGGCGCGGGTCGACGCCGCGGTGAAGGCGATCCTGCGGATGAAATACCGCCTGGGCCTGTTCGACGATCCCTACCGCTACTCGGACGAGCAGCGCGAGAAGGCGACCGTTTACCGGCGCGAGTTCCTCGAGGCGGCGCGCGAGGTGGCTCGCAAGTCGATGGTCCTGCTCAAGAACGAGAACGGCACGCTGCCCCTGGCCGCCTCGGTGAAGCGGATCGCGGTGATCGGTCCGCTGGGCCACTCGAAGGAAGACATGATCGGCAGCTGGTCGGCCGCGGGCGATCGCAAGGAACGTCCGGTCACGTTGCTCGAGGGGCTCCGGGCGCGCGGCGAGGGCGTGACCTTCACCCATGCCCGCGGAGCGAGCTCCGCGCTCGGAGACACCGACACCTCGGGCTTCGCCGAGGCGATCGCGGTGGCTCGCGACGCCGACGTCATCATCGCCGCGATGGGCGAGAAGTGGGACATGACCGGCGAGGCGGCGAGCCGCGCCGACCTGGGCCTGCCCGGCATGCAGGAAACGCTGCTCATGGAGTTGAAGAAGCTCGGCAAGCCGATCGTCCTGGTGGTGCTGTCGGGTCGACCCAACACCCTCGGCTGGGCGCAGGCGCATGTCGACGCCATCCTCCACGCCTGGTATCCGGGCACGATGGGCGGCCATGCGATCGCCGACGTGCTCCACGGTGACTACAACCCCTCGGGCAAGCTGCCGGTCACCTTCCCGCGCACCGTGGGCCAGGTCCCGCTCCACCACGACATGAAGAACACCGGGCGTCCTGTCCTGTCCGACACGCCCTCCCAGAAGTACCTGTCGCGCTATCTCGACGTGCCGAACACGCCCCTCTACGCCTTCGGCCACGGCTTGAGCTACACGACGTTCGGCTACTCGCCGGTCTCGCTCGACAAACAGTCGATCCGCCCCGGCGAGGCGCTGACCGCGACCGTGACCGTCACCAACACGGGCAAGCGCGCGGGCGAGGAAGTGGTGCAGCTGTATGTCCGCGATCTCGTCGGCTCGGTGACGCGGCCGGTGCTGGAGCTGAAGGGCTGGGAGAAGGTGAAGCTCGCGCCGGGCGAGCGTCGACGTGTCCGCTTCACCCTCACCGACGCCGACCTGGCCTTCACGCGCAAGGACATGAGCTGGGGCGCGGAGCCCGGCGACTTCTCGCTGTTCATCGGCACCGCCTCGGACAAACTCCAGGAGGCGCGGTTCACGCTGACGCCTTGA
- a CDS encoding vWA domain-containing protein, with product MADPSKAPSAEALDLVFWDPSGYRWGGGGDWNQWRYVPDGLGGEIGIRFGVSAGFGTFDWNNGGVAPHGSINDGTGAASFGKNQQAHLASASVNAIRMQANRQFTGAQNNFTVEFDFSRYKGSKVGGKDGVAGANTFVGVSDIYAGLTYAKTVVTITGTLGDGGAASPQGWTLVNGGVAPNVAGGNQPSAQLSLTNGALQGTNTPAPGGMANSIDTVMGLVRLDAAGYKTLLLRYDIFPVGNNRSPRIDNSGLYVASAFPRKVEKPATPPPAAEKPTPPPAAEKPAPPPAAEKPATPAAPLKPTVVIKDEPGKKPGSTTSYTYTVRNPDGSIAGKGCFTYETPADGGEPKLTAFYYHDKIAGTIDQSQVQTFYFNQDKGAERFTFVAGSPAKGLCSVTADTTLPAQLTGIGSEGSKYLGKTLDFPKLATGTSVTEENTTTPAVDLVVVIDSSVSMKDEADALNQAVGAAIEAAKTKCPSDLRVTYLGIEGTFKNTRFDTTVKSYLVGTAKADEAALKGRKKGSVAGGGAQEDGSRAIEDVVAHYDWRPDARRAIFYLGDEAFEGGGKVDKDDIEANTRAIEAAKKGNVKVHTYLGTSGAKGKDRKALEDEFARAATETGGKAFTDKDALNGFQELLEKVICGSKTSTTTTTEFCCCQEYVEKAGD from the coding sequence ATGGCAGATCCATCCAAGGCCCCCTCCGCTGAAGCGCTCGACCTCGTGTTCTGGGATCCCTCGGGATACAGGTGGGGTGGCGGCGGTGACTGGAACCAGTGGCGCTACGTCCCCGACGGCCTGGGGGGAGAGATCGGCATCCGCTTCGGCGTCAGCGCCGGTTTTGGCACCTTCGACTGGAACAACGGCGGCGTGGCCCCGCACGGCTCCATCAACGACGGCACCGGCGCCGCCTCGTTCGGCAAGAACCAGCAGGCGCACCTGGCCTCCGCCAGCGTCAACGCCATCCGCATGCAGGCCAACCGGCAGTTCACCGGCGCCCAGAACAACTTCACCGTCGAGTTCGACTTCTCCCGGTACAAGGGCTCCAAGGTCGGGGGGAAGGACGGCGTCGCGGGGGCCAACACGTTCGTCGGCGTGAGCGACATCTACGCGGGCCTGACCTACGCCAAGACGGTGGTCACCATCACCGGCACGCTCGGCGACGGCGGCGCCGCCAGCCCCCAGGGCTGGACGCTGGTCAACGGCGGCGTGGCCCCCAATGTCGCGGGCGGCAATCAGCCCAGCGCGCAGCTGAGTCTCACCAACGGCGCGCTCCAGGGCACCAACACGCCCGCCCCCGGCGGCATGGCCAATTCGATCGACACCGTGATGGGTCTGGTGCGGCTCGACGCGGCTGGCTACAAGACGCTGCTGCTGCGCTACGACATCTTCCCGGTGGGCAACAACCGGTCGCCGCGCATCGACAACTCGGGCCTGTACGTCGCCTCCGCGTTCCCGCGCAAGGTCGAGAAGCCCGCCACGCCTCCGCCCGCGGCCGAGAAGCCGACGCCGCCCCCCGCGGCCGAGAAGCCGGCACCTCCGCCCGCGGCCGAGAAGCCCGCGACGCCCGCCGCGCCGCTCAAGCCCACCGTCGTCATCAAGGACGAGCCGGGCAAGAAGCCCGGGAGCACCACGAGCTACACCTATACCGTGCGCAATCCGGACGGTTCGATCGCGGGCAAGGGCTGCTTCACCTACGAGACCCCGGCGGACGGCGGCGAGCCCAAGCTGACCGCGTTCTACTACCACGACAAGATCGCCGGGACGATCGACCAGAGCCAGGTCCAGACGTTCTACTTCAACCAGGACAAGGGCGCGGAGCGCTTCACGTTCGTGGCCGGCAGCCCGGCCAAGGGCCTGTGCAGCGTGACCGCGGACACCACCCTGCCCGCCCAGCTCACCGGCATTGGCTCCGAGGGCTCGAAGTACCTCGGCAAGACGCTGGACTTCCCCAAGCTGGCCACGGGGACCTCGGTCACCGAGGAGAACACCACCACGCCCGCGGTGGACCTGGTGGTCGTCATCGACTCCAGCGTCTCGATGAAGGACGAGGCCGACGCGCTCAACCAGGCGGTCGGCGCGGCCATCGAGGCGGCGAAGACCAAGTGCCCCTCGGACTTGCGCGTCACGTACCTGGGCATCGAGGGCACGTTCAAGAACACGCGCTTCGACACCACGGTGAAGAGCTACCTGGTGGGCACCGCCAAGGCGGATGAGGCCGCGCTCAAGGGCCGCAAGAAGGGCAGCGTGGCGGGTGGCGGCGCGCAGGAGGACGGGTCTCGGGCCATCGAGGACGTCGTCGCGCACTACGACTGGCGGCCGGACGCCAGGCGCGCGATCTTCTACCTCGGCGACGAGGCGTTCGAGGGCGGTGGCAAGGTCGACAAGGACGACATCGAGGCCAACACCCGCGCCATCGAGGCCGCCAAGAAGGGCAACGTCAAGGTCCACACGTACCTCGGCACGAGTGGCGCCAAGGGCAAGGATCGCAAGGCCCTGGAGGACGAGTTCGCGCGCGCCGCGACCGAGACCGGCGGCAAGGCGTTCACCGACAAGGACGCGCTCAACGGCTTCCAGGAGCTCCTGGAGAAGGTGATCTGCGGCAGCAAGACGAGCACGACCACCACGACCGAGTTCTGCTGCTGCCAGGAGTACGTGGAGAAGGCCGGGGACTGA
- a CDS encoding nuclease A inhibitor family protein, translating into MSPLATSEVHAAVNRAAAQLLDAAGPDGIVSRKDIRTKLLSLEGAERDLVDALYRFIDRRDPERATRMTQKTIDAALAYVRTELVDRFDLDNNGLSEDEVARMSELGKLAVGLARSLKSSTGPTGEALAQKLQTLSKGLFFDGYFGTEGGTPLQVTHTAAKLSQLTRETFRAALKLTDGPEHEIVRFEPAERCLQALVNVHADMPEQEQIEALVQFMKEQLRELHAVLIGRDAGYDTDWEHGLYIVGLDAAGNLAGLKTHVVWT; encoded by the coding sequence ATGAGCCCACTCGCCACCTCGGAAGTCCACGCGGCGGTCAATCGCGCCGCGGCCCAACTCCTGGACGCCGCGGGTCCCGACGGCATCGTCAGCCGCAAGGACATCCGCACCAAGCTGCTCTCGCTGGAGGGGGCCGAGCGGGACCTCGTCGACGCGCTCTACCGCTTCATCGATCGCCGCGACCCCGAACGCGCCACCCGGATGACCCAGAAGACCATCGACGCCGCGCTCGCGTACGTCCGCACCGAGCTCGTCGACCGCTTCGACCTCGACAACAACGGCCTGTCCGAGGACGAGGTCGCGCGCATGTCCGAGCTCGGCAAGCTGGCCGTCGGCCTCGCCCGGTCGCTCAAGTCGTCGACCGGCCCCACGGGCGAGGCCCTCGCGCAGAAGCTCCAGACGCTCTCCAAGGGGCTCTTCTTCGACGGCTACTTCGGCACGGAGGGCGGCACGCCCCTCCAGGTCACGCACACGGCGGCGAAGCTCTCCCAGCTCACCCGCGAGACCTTCCGCGCCGCGCTCAAGCTCACGGACGGTCCGGAGCACGAGATCGTGCGGTTCGAGCCCGCGGAGCGCTGCCTCCAGGCGCTCGTCAACGTGCATGCCGACATGCCCGAGCAGGAGCAGATCGAGGCGCTCGTCCAGTTCATGAAAGAGCAGCTGCGCGAGCTCCACGCGGTGCTCATCGGCCGTGACGCTGGTTACGACACCGATTGGGAACACGGGCTCTACATCGTGGGCCTGGACGCCGCCGGCAATCTCGCGGGGCTCAAGACGCACGTGGTCTGGACCTGA
- a CDS encoding alanine racemase gives MSPRSAPASSVAVSEGHPTQASGASPALHPERWGLTRAEGGLCLGGTSLAGLADRWGSPLFVVDAHRLDENVRRFEQAPPGVDVFYSYKTNPVPAVLQRLSGLGVGAEVVSPYELWLALRLGVAPERIIYNGPGKTPSAASAIVQGDLLLTNLNHREEIALVAQTAARLGKRPTVGLRVATSDSWSGKFGIPIAGGQALAAYEEALAHSSLRVVGLHAHRGVAIEDAGTLAGFLREVLEFCDTLHARLGLTVELLDLGGSLAVPTVLPLDTSTLPLDERVRRRLTIEHYLALLVSQVENHFRRVGRPMPRILLEPGRALTGSTQMLLCRVSSLNEASAGPAHAILDAGESLAHILHREYHEIFHVERWGEPPGGTYTLDGPTCSPMDRLRTAIDLPRLQVGDTLAVMDAGAYLVSFSNSFCFPQPGIVLLEQGRETLVRRAETYEDMVDRDAYAREVSR, from the coding sequence GTGTCTCCGCGTTCCGCCCCCGCATCTTCCGTCGCTGTTTCCGAAGGACATCCGACCCAGGCGTCCGGCGCGTCGCCCGCGCTTCACCCCGAGCGGTGGGGCCTGACCCGCGCCGAGGGGGGATTGTGTCTGGGGGGCACGTCCCTCGCGGGTCTGGCGGACCGGTGGGGCAGTCCGCTCTTCGTCGTGGATGCCCACCGGCTCGACGAGAATGTCCGGCGCTTCGAGCAGGCGCCCCCGGGCGTCGACGTCTTCTACTCCTACAAGACCAATCCGGTGCCGGCCGTGCTCCAACGCCTGTCGGGGCTTGGCGTGGGTGCCGAGGTGGTGTCCCCGTACGAACTCTGGCTCGCCCTGCGGCTCGGCGTGGCGCCCGAGCGGATCATCTACAACGGTCCGGGCAAGACCCCGAGCGCGGCGAGCGCGATCGTCCAGGGCGATCTGCTGCTCACCAACTTGAATCACCGCGAGGAGATCGCGCTCGTCGCCCAGACCGCCGCGCGGCTCGGCAAGCGGCCCACGGTGGGTCTGCGGGTGGCCACCTCGGACAGCTGGTCGGGCAAGTTCGGGATCCCCATCGCCGGAGGGCAGGCGCTGGCGGCCTACGAGGAGGCGCTCGCGCATTCCTCGCTGCGGGTCGTCGGGTTGCACGCGCACCGGGGCGTGGCCATCGAGGACGCCGGGACCCTGGCGGGCTTCCTTCGGGAGGTGCTGGAGTTCTGTGACACGCTCCACGCCCGGCTGGGCCTCACCGTGGAGTTGCTCGACCTGGGCGGAAGCCTGGCGGTCCCGACGGTGCTGCCCCTCGACACCTCGACGCTCCCGCTCGACGAGCGGGTGCGCCGCAGGCTGACGATCGAGCACTACCTCGCGCTGCTGGTCAGCCAGGTCGAGAACCACTTCCGCCGCGTCGGCCGTCCCATGCCGCGCATCCTGCTGGAGCCCGGACGGGCGCTGACCGGCAGTACCCAGATGTTGCTGTGCCGGGTCAGCAGTCTCAACGAGGCCAGCGCGGGGCCCGCGCATGCGATCCTGGATGCCGGCGAGAGCCTCGCCCACATCCTGCACCGCGAGTATCACGAGATCTTCCACGTCGAGCGCTGGGGCGAGCCCCCGGGCGGGACGTACACCCTCGACGGTCCCACCTGCAGCCCGATGGACCGCCTGCGCACCGCCATCGACCTGCCCCGGCTCCAGGTCGGAGACACGCTCGCGGTCATGGACGCCGGGGCCTACCTCGTCTCCTTCTCGAACTCCTTCTGCTTCCCCCAGCCGGGCATCGTGCTCCTGGAGCAGGGCCGCGAGACGCTGGTGCGTCGCGCGGAGACCTACGAGGACATGGTCGACCGGGATGCCTACGCGCGCGAGGTCTCCCGGTGA
- a CDS encoding alpha/beta fold hydrolase: MKDDFFALGGDRDTAEALRAEIVTRFDTPLSREAFLDAPTIERLGCLLRAHSRSLNEAPVVELQPHGPKRPFFFLPGGEGTTLNAYAFARRMGPDQPVYGLQSRGLYGDRPPFSRIEDMAADHLESLRTVQPRGPYLLGGHCAGGWVALEMALQLQRRGEQVAMLAVCDAWSPAIVGARMANETFLDDLVEFCAIAAAGFRYWFGADLRLDSDEMRALAPEQRVAHFMRLAREHGAYAPDEPDTRFERLLAVFRSYPRAGYVPTERFQGPLTFLRAIDSKFCETPTEGWEDVTTQPLRLRMVPGNHVSLLTEPHAEAVAHEVRAAIAESGVS; encoded by the coding sequence ATGAAGGACGATTTCTTCGCCCTGGGGGGTGACCGCGACACGGCGGAGGCCCTTCGCGCCGAGATCGTGACCCGATTCGACACACCGCTCTCGCGCGAGGCCTTCCTCGATGCGCCGACCATCGAGCGCCTCGGCTGCCTCCTGCGCGCCCATTCTCGGAGCCTCAACGAGGCGCCCGTCGTCGAACTCCAGCCCCACGGCCCGAAGCGGCCCTTCTTCTTCCTGCCCGGCGGCGAGGGGACCACCCTCAACGCCTACGCGTTCGCGCGGCGCATGGGGCCGGATCAGCCCGTCTACGGGCTCCAGAGCCGGGGGCTCTATGGAGATCGCCCCCCGTTCAGCCGGATCGAGGACATGGCGGCCGATCACCTCGAGTCCCTGCGGACCGTACAGCCGCGCGGCCCCTACCTCCTGGGCGGCCATTGCGCGGGCGGCTGGGTCGCGCTGGAGATGGCGCTGCAGCTCCAACGCCGAGGGGAGCAGGTGGCCATGCTCGCCGTCTGTGACGCCTGGTCCCCCGCGATCGTGGGTGCCCGCATGGCGAACGAGACCTTCCTGGACGATCTCGTCGAGTTCTGTGCCATCGCCGCGGCGGGCTTCCGGTACTGGTTCGGTGCGGACCTGCGGCTCGACAGCGACGAGATGCGGGCCCTCGCGCCGGAACAGCGCGTCGCGCACTTCATGCGACTGGCCCGGGAGCACGGGGCCTATGCGCCCGACGAGCCCGACACGCGCTTCGAGCGGCTCCTGGCGGTCTTCCGCTCCTACCCACGGGCGGGCTACGTGCCCACGGAGCGCTTCCAGGGGCCGCTCACCTTCCTGCGCGCGATCGACAGCAAGTTCTGCGAGACGCCCACCGAGGGCTGGGAGGACGTCACGACTCAGCCGCTGCGCTTGCGCATGGTCCCGGGCAACCACGTGTCGCTCCTGACCGAGCCACATGCGGAGGCCGTGGCCCACGAGGTCCGCGCCGCCATCGCGGAGTCCGGGGTGTCCTGA